The nucleotide sequence AAATGTTCGTATTTTGAAGAAAGACGTCTAACCTTTAATATGTTATGCCCTTTGTTACCAGTGTAATGGTAACATTTGTTATACTAATTTTAGACAAGGAGTGATTTAGATGCTAAAAACGTATAATAATATTGTTGTAGCAATAGACTTTTCAGAAAAAGCAAAAATTGCTTTTGAACGCGGTATGAACGTTGCTCGATTGACGGATGCGACATTGAATTTAGTGAGTGTAATTGATACACATTCATTCGGATCAGTGGAAGCATATGATTTAAAGTATGCAAAAGCTCTAAAGGAAAAAACTTACGATCAGTTAAAGGAATACAAGGTTATCGCTGAACAGGCCGGCGTTAAAAATGTACAAGTATCCGTAGAAGAAGGGTCGCCGAAAGCAGTATTGACGAACTTGACAGAAGCCGATTTAATCATTATCGGAGCAACTGGTTTAAACCGTGCGGAACGCTTCCTGCTCGGTTCAGTATCGGAGAATGTTGTTCGCAGCGCCAATTGTGATGTTCTCGTAGTACGTTAAAAAAATAAACCCGCAATGCTCCTTATTCGAAGGAAATTGCGGGTTTTGTTAATTAATATACGCCTTCTACAAGCATACCGTTCGCAACTTTAATGAAACCGGCAATGTTAGAGCCGACAACTAAATTGCCTTCATAGCCATATTTCTTCGCTGCATCCGAACTTTCTTTGAAAATTGATTTCATAATACCGTGAAGTTTTTCATCAACTTCTTGGAAAGACCAGTAGTTACGGCCGGAATTTTGAGCCATTTCAAGTGCAGATACGGCAACACCGCCTGCATTTGCTGCTTTACCAGGGCCAAATAATACATCGCTTGCTAAAAACTCATTGATTGCATCTAAATTCGATGGCATATTTGCACCCTCTGCAACAACTTTTACGCCATTAGCAATTAAAGTCCGGGCCTGTTCACCGTTAATTT is from Solibacillus isronensis and encodes:
- a CDS encoding universal stress protein, producing the protein MLKTYNNIVVAIDFSEKAKIAFERGMNVARLTDATLNLVSVIDTHSFGSVEAYDLKYAKALKEKTYDQLKEYKVIAEQAGVKNVQVSVEEGSPKAVLTNLTEADLIIIGATGLNRAERFLLGSVSENVVRSANCDVLVVR